Proteins encoded within one genomic window of Scomber japonicus isolate fScoJap1 chromosome 16, fScoJap1.pri, whole genome shotgun sequence:
- the ptbp1a gene encoding polypyrimidine tract-binding protein 1a isoform X1 has translation MDGRLDADLYPLGSGYVPEIDSVHDISVGTKRGSDELFSSCISNGPYIMNSANGNDSKKFKGDVRSPGVPSRVVHVRKLPNDINEAEVIGLGLPFGKVTNLLMLKGKNQAFLELNSEECAQTMVSYYSSVTPVIRNHPIYMQYSTHKELKTDNSPNQVRAQAALQAVNALHGGGMGSMAISAEAGSMGGATSQSPVLRVIVENLFYPVTLDVLHQIFSKFGTVLKIITFTKNNQFQALIQYADGMTAQHAKLSLDGQNIYNACCTLRISFSKLTSLNVKYNNDKSRDYTRPDLPTADSQPSLDHQTMAAAAFAAPGIISASPYGGAHAFPPTFAIQQAGLSVPGIPSALASLGMGHGGMAAAAAAASRLGLSGLTASGGHNVLLVSNLNPESVTPHCLFILFGVYGDVMRVKILFNKKENALIQMSDGTQAQLAMSHLNGQRLHGRAMRVTLSKHTTVQLPREGHEDQGLTKDYGNSPLHRFKKPGSKNYSNIFPPSATLHLSNIPPSVVEDDLRRLFASSGATVKAFKFFQKDRKMALIQMGSVEEAIESLIEFHNHDLGENHHLRVSFSKSTI, from the exons ATGGACGG CCGCCTAGACGCTGACTTGTACCCTCTGGGATCCGGCTACGTCCCTGAAATTGA CAGTGTCCATGACATATCAGTTGGCACAAAG agGGGATCCGACGAACTCTTTTCTTCCTGCATATCCAACGGGCCCTATATCATGAACTCAG CCAATGGCAACGACAGCAAAAAATTCAAAGGTGACGTCCGCAGCCCTGGTGTTCCGTCACGCGTGGTCCATGTACGCAAGCTGCCCAACGACATAAATGAGGCTGAGGTTATTGGCCTGGGGCTGCCCTTTGGAAAGGTCACTAATTTGCTGATGCTGAAAGGGAAAAACCAG GCATTCTTGGAGCTGAACAGTGAGGAGTGTGCTCAGACGATGGTGAGCTACTACTCCTCTGTCACCCCTGTCATCAGAAACCATCCCATTTACATGCAATACTCAACCCACAAAGAGCTCAAGACGGACAACTCCCCGAACCAAGTG cGTGCCCAGGCAGCTCTGCAGGCAGTCAATGCGCTGCATGGAGGTGGCATGGGAAGCATGGCCATTTCTGCAGAAGCAGGTAGCATGGGAGGAGCCACAAGCCAAAGCCCTGTACTCCGAGTCATTGTGGAAAATCTCTTCTACCCTGTCACCCTGGATGTACTACACCAG ATTTTCTCAAAGTTCGGCACCGTGCTGAAGATCATCACCTTCACTAAGAACAACCAGTTCCAGGCTCTGATCCAGTATGCTGATGGCATGACGGCTCAGCATGCCAAACTG TCTCTGGATGGACAGAACATCTACAATGCCTGCTGTACCCTGAGAATCAGCTTCTCCAAGCTCACCAGCCTGAATGTCAAGTACAACAATGACAAGAGTAGGGACTACACCCGACCAGACCTCCCTACTGCAGATTCACAGCCCTCTCTTGACCACCAGACCATGGCAGCTGCTGCATTTG CTGCGCCAGGCATAATTTCTGCCTCTCCCTATGGTGGAGCTCATGCTTTCCCCCCAACCTTTGCCATCCAACAGGCAG GTCTGTCGGTGCCTGGTATTCCCAGTGCCCTGGCGTCCCTGGGCATGGGGCATGGAGGCATGGCGGCTGCAGCAGCGGCTGCCAGCCGGCTTGGCCTATCAGGCCTAACTGCCTCTGGGGGACACAATGTCTTGTTGGTCAGCAATCTGAACCCTGAG AGCGTTACGCCACACTGCCTCTTTATTCTTTTCG gCGTGTATGGCGATGTGATGAGAGTGAAGATCCTGTTCAATAAAAAGGAGAATGCTCTGATCCAGATGTCTGATGGCACACAGGCTCAGCTAG CTATGAGCCACCTGAACGGCCAGCGGCTTCACGGCAGGGCCATGCGTGTGACATTGTCAAAACACACCACTGTGCAACTGCCCAGAGAAGGCCACGAGGACCAGGGTCTCACAAAGGACTACGGCAATTCACCCCTGCACCGCTTCAAGAAGCCTGGCTCCAAAAATTACTCCAACATCTTCCCACCCTCTGCAACACTCCATCTCTCCAACATACC GCCTTCTGTGGTGGAGGATGACCTCAGGAGGCTTTTTGCCAGCTCAGGAGCCACAGTCAAGGCCTTCAAATTCTTTCA AAAAGACCGTAAGATGGCTCTGATCCAGATGGGCTCAGTCGAGGAGGCAATTGAGTCCCTCATCGAGTTCCACAACCACGATTTGGGAGAGAACCACCACCTTCGAGTGTCCTTCTCAAAGTCCACAATCTGA
- the ptbp1a gene encoding polypyrimidine tract-binding protein 1a isoform X2, whose product MNSANGNDSKKFKGDVRSPGVPSRVVHVRKLPNDINEAEVIGLGLPFGKVTNLLMLKGKNQAFLELNSEECAQTMVSYYSSVTPVIRNHPIYMQYSTHKELKTDNSPNQVRAQAALQAVNALHGGGMGSMAISAEAGSMGGATSQSPVLRVIVENLFYPVTLDVLHQIFSKFGTVLKIITFTKNNQFQALIQYADGMTAQHAKLSLDGQNIYNACCTLRISFSKLTSLNVKYNNDKSRDYTRPDLPTADSQPSLDHQTMAAAAFAAPGIISASPYGGAHAFPPTFAIQQAGLSVPGIPSALASLGMGHGGMAAAAAAASRLGLSGLTASGGHNVLLVSNLNPESVTPHCLFILFGVYGDVMRVKILFNKKENALIQMSDGTQAQLAMSHLNGQRLHGRAMRVTLSKHTTVQLPREGHEDQGLTKDYGNSPLHRFKKPGSKNYSNIFPPSATLHLSNIPPSVVEDDLRRLFASSGATVKAFKFFQKDRKMALIQMGSVEEAIESLIEFHNHDLGENHHLRVSFSKSTI is encoded by the exons ATGAACTCAG CCAATGGCAACGACAGCAAAAAATTCAAAGGTGACGTCCGCAGCCCTGGTGTTCCGTCACGCGTGGTCCATGTACGCAAGCTGCCCAACGACATAAATGAGGCTGAGGTTATTGGCCTGGGGCTGCCCTTTGGAAAGGTCACTAATTTGCTGATGCTGAAAGGGAAAAACCAG GCATTCTTGGAGCTGAACAGTGAGGAGTGTGCTCAGACGATGGTGAGCTACTACTCCTCTGTCACCCCTGTCATCAGAAACCATCCCATTTACATGCAATACTCAACCCACAAAGAGCTCAAGACGGACAACTCCCCGAACCAAGTG cGTGCCCAGGCAGCTCTGCAGGCAGTCAATGCGCTGCATGGAGGTGGCATGGGAAGCATGGCCATTTCTGCAGAAGCAGGTAGCATGGGAGGAGCCACAAGCCAAAGCCCTGTACTCCGAGTCATTGTGGAAAATCTCTTCTACCCTGTCACCCTGGATGTACTACACCAG ATTTTCTCAAAGTTCGGCACCGTGCTGAAGATCATCACCTTCACTAAGAACAACCAGTTCCAGGCTCTGATCCAGTATGCTGATGGCATGACGGCTCAGCATGCCAAACTG TCTCTGGATGGACAGAACATCTACAATGCCTGCTGTACCCTGAGAATCAGCTTCTCCAAGCTCACCAGCCTGAATGTCAAGTACAACAATGACAAGAGTAGGGACTACACCCGACCAGACCTCCCTACTGCAGATTCACAGCCCTCTCTTGACCACCAGACCATGGCAGCTGCTGCATTTG CTGCGCCAGGCATAATTTCTGCCTCTCCCTATGGTGGAGCTCATGCTTTCCCCCCAACCTTTGCCATCCAACAGGCAG GTCTGTCGGTGCCTGGTATTCCCAGTGCCCTGGCGTCCCTGGGCATGGGGCATGGAGGCATGGCGGCTGCAGCAGCGGCTGCCAGCCGGCTTGGCCTATCAGGCCTAACTGCCTCTGGGGGACACAATGTCTTGTTGGTCAGCAATCTGAACCCTGAG AGCGTTACGCCACACTGCCTCTTTATTCTTTTCG gCGTGTATGGCGATGTGATGAGAGTGAAGATCCTGTTCAATAAAAAGGAGAATGCTCTGATCCAGATGTCTGATGGCACACAGGCTCAGCTAG CTATGAGCCACCTGAACGGCCAGCGGCTTCACGGCAGGGCCATGCGTGTGACATTGTCAAAACACACCACTGTGCAACTGCCCAGAGAAGGCCACGAGGACCAGGGTCTCACAAAGGACTACGGCAATTCACCCCTGCACCGCTTCAAGAAGCCTGGCTCCAAAAATTACTCCAACATCTTCCCACCCTCTGCAACACTCCATCTCTCCAACATACC GCCTTCTGTGGTGGAGGATGACCTCAGGAGGCTTTTTGCCAGCTCAGGAGCCACAGTCAAGGCCTTCAAATTCTTTCA AAAAGACCGTAAGATGGCTCTGATCCAGATGGGCTCAGTCGAGGAGGCAATTGAGTCCCTCATCGAGTTCCACAACCACGATTTGGGAGAGAACCACCACCTTCGAGTGTCCTTCTCAAAGTCCACAATCTGA